One Acidobacteriota bacterium DNA segment encodes these proteins:
- a CDS encoding COX15/CtaA family protein, which yields MNVSLRSPADHPRVTQWLRGVAVVVFCLIVIGGFVRLSRAGLSIVEWNPVVGILPPMSDAAWQVEFAKYQQSPEFRLVNASMTMDGYRRIFYIEWAHRLLARLAGLAVVVPMVIFMWRGMLSRRRAATCLMLAVLFGLQGLLGWLMVASGLFETPAVSHYRLTIHLLMAILLFGLAMWTAMDGDASVPRRRHALASTPGSRAALAVLAVVVLQIAYGGLVAGLKAGHVSYSWPLMGGSLIPAGLFANGVNWATLTEHAPVVHWLHRWFAFAVVLTVTALAIGLRRAAAPLASRRAVAATLALLGVQMVLGITMLWLHLPLTLALLHQAVGLAVFAALVVANHRVLRA from the coding sequence GTGAACGTGTCGCTTCGAAGTCCTGCTGACCATCCGCGCGTCACGCAGTGGCTTCGCGGCGTGGCGGTCGTCGTCTTCTGTCTCATCGTGATCGGCGGCTTCGTCAGACTGTCGCGCGCCGGGCTGTCGATCGTCGAGTGGAACCCTGTCGTCGGTATCCTTCCACCGATGTCTGACGCGGCCTGGCAGGTCGAGTTCGCGAAGTATCAGCAGTCGCCCGAGTTCAGGCTGGTCAACGCGTCGATGACGATGGATGGCTATCGACGCATCTTCTACATCGAGTGGGCGCATCGGTTGCTGGCGCGCCTGGCAGGCCTGGCCGTTGTCGTGCCGATGGTGATCTTCATGTGGCGCGGCATGTTGTCGCGCCGGCGCGCGGCCACATGCCTCATGCTCGCCGTGCTCTTCGGCCTCCAGGGACTCCTCGGCTGGTTGATGGTGGCGAGCGGCCTCTTCGAGACGCCCGCCGTCAGTCACTATCGGCTGACGATCCACTTGTTGATGGCGATCCTGCTGTTCGGCCTCGCCATGTGGACCGCGATGGACGGCGACGCGTCGGTCCCGCGCCGGCGGCATGCCCTGGCCTCGACACCGGGCTCGCGCGCGGCGCTCGCCGTGCTGGCAGTGGTGGTGCTGCAGATCGCCTACGGTGGACTCGTTGCCGGGCTCAAAGCCGGTCACGTGTCGTACTCGTGGCCCCTGATGGGCGGCTCGCTCATACCGGCCGGTCTCTTCGCGAACGGCGTGAACTGGGCAACGCTGACCGAGCACGCCCCCGTGGTGCACTGGCTCCACCGCTGGTTCGCGTTCGCCGTCGTGCTGACGGTGACTGCGCTGGCGATCGGACTTCGCCGCGCCGCCGCGCCCCTCGCCTCGCGACGCGCGGTCGCCGCGACGCTGGCTCTGCTCGGCGTCCAGATGGTGCTCGGCATCACGATGCTCTGGCTCCATCTGCCCTTGACGCTCGCCCTGCTGCACCAGGCCGTCGGCCTCGCGGTCTTCGCCGCGCTGGTCGTGGCCAACCACCGCGTGTTGCGAGCCTGA
- a CDS encoding DUF1643 domain-containing protein: MSIGRGARFSSDRQYRYRLWRTWDRTIPPVVFIMLNPSVADETQDDPTIVRCIERARRLGAGGIVVMNLFAYVATEPAELDVVHDPVGPDTDAELLDACLGAFHVICGWGPKRIARRRGSQVLALLRAHGIATKAVRLTRDGTPGHPLYVPYDAPLVDLV; encoded by the coding sequence ATGAGCATCGGTCGAGGCGCCCGGTTCTCTTCGGACCGGCAGTATCGCTACCGTCTCTGGCGGACATGGGATCGGACGATTCCGCCGGTCGTGTTCATCATGCTCAACCCGTCAGTAGCTGACGAAACGCAGGACGACCCGACAATCGTGCGTTGCATCGAGCGCGCGCGGCGACTCGGCGCCGGAGGTATCGTCGTGATGAACCTCTTCGCCTACGTCGCCACAGAACCAGCCGAACTCGACGTTGTGCACGATCCGGTCGGCCCCGACACCGACGCAGAACTCCTCGATGCCTGCCTCGGTGCCTTTCATGTCATCTGCGGCTGGGGGCCAAAGCGCATCGCTCGCCGGCGTGGCTCTCAGGTGCTGGCGCTGCTTCGAGCCCATGGGATCGCTACGAAGGCCGTCAGACTCACCCGGGACGGCACGCCTGGGCACCCGTTGTACGTGCCCTACGACGCTCCACTCGTGGACCTGGTGTGA
- a CDS encoding c-type cytochrome, translating to MRKHMWAITALGILCAPWGRVSADVEAGRAAFQGKCMACHSVEVNGPVMLGPNLVGVTERRDEAWLIRWIMEPDRMIAEQDPVAVALLNQFNQIPMPPLGVSEAEARALLDYLADVSAQAAATPAVAPAAPVPRPTGLAILTAGLGRTQLAGLVIFLGLSMAVVVAFWQVVRSTRQPVPTIDMKAAYRLRRKFFIGASVLVLGTLAATLPRTPYPDDLETPDELVYVTARQFGFLYSSEPITTDADIGQVPVTNTLEVPVGALVEFRVTSLDVTHNFALYDPDHVIVAQTQAMPGYVNRLRVRLAVPGVFRVLCLEYCGLAHHAMQSTLTVRRLTDE from the coding sequence ATGCGAAAGCACATGTGGGCGATTACCGCGCTGGGCATACTGTGCGCACCGTGGGGCCGCGTGTCGGCAGACGTCGAGGCCGGACGGGCCGCTTTCCAGGGGAAGTGCATGGCGTGCCACTCCGTCGAGGTCAACGGTCCGGTCATGCTCGGCCCGAACCTGGTCGGGGTCACGGAACGCCGCGACGAGGCGTGGCTCATCCGCTGGATCATGGAACCGGATCGGATGATCGCCGAGCAGGATCCCGTCGCCGTCGCGCTCCTGAACCAGTTCAACCAGATCCCGATGCCCCCCCTCGGTGTGTCGGAGGCCGAGGCCCGCGCTCTGCTGGACTACCTCGCCGACGTCAGCGCACAAGCCGCGGCGACACCGGCAGTCGCACCGGCAGCGCCGGTCCCGCGGCCGACTGGTCTGGCCATCCTCACCGCCGGACTCGGACGGACCCAGTTGGCCGGCCTCGTGATCTTCCTCGGCCTGTCGATGGCCGTGGTCGTGGCCTTCTGGCAGGTGGTCCGGAGCACCAGGCAACCAGTCCCGACCATCGACATGAAGGCGGCCTACAGGCTGCGCCGCAAGTTCTTCATCGGCGCCTCCGTGCTCGTGCTCGGCACGCTGGCCGCCACTCTGCCACGCACGCCGTACCCCGACGATCTCGAAACGCCCGACGAACTGGTCTACGTCACGGCCAGGCAATTCGGCTTCCTCTACAGTTCGGAACCGATCACGACCGACGCCGACATCGGGCAGGTGCCTGTCACGAACACCCTCGAAGTGCCCGTGGGCGCCCTCGTCGAATTCCGCGTGACGAGCCTCGACGTCACGCACAACTTCGCGCTCTACGATCCGGACCACGTCATCGTCGCCCAGACTCAGGCGATGCCCGGCTATGTGAATCGCCTGCGCGTGCGACTGGCAGTCCCAGGCGTCTTCCGGGTCCTCTGCCTCGAATACTGCGGCTTGGCGCATCACGCGATGCAATCGACGCTGACGGTGCGTCGACTGACGGACGAATAG
- a CDS encoding cbb3-type cytochrome c oxidase subunit I, with protein MELSPKHTLHWIGVTFILFPLLLLAGMFLRAIQANTMASTQSWFYPMMTLHGVGMAGLWWVASMACASRVLTRYTQPSAAVSTFALIGTIAGVLLLLVSVLFGRFAAGWYFLYPLPFSVGWPVWATLTFLVSLTVLGTTWLVWTIDLLRAIARKYSLGQALGWHYIRGVEGPDVPPAILIVTTSLIAGVACLLAGVAVLLLFYNEMLTGTRNDALLMKNLTFLFGHLLVNLSLYLAVAVVYDTFPHYTGRPWHTNRVVAISWNAVLAIVLLAYFHHLYMDFVQPTSLQYVGQIASYMSSIPAAVVTVFGAVAIVYRAPVRWSLGFTLPFFGLMGWGIGGLGAVIDSTIALNSKFHNTLWVPAHFHSYMIEGLVLMVLGYFYHYCQERARMPESLPFQKTIVTLMLVGGYGFLLMFYLAGAQSVPRRYAIYPAELSHGAIYAGIAVVFAAVFLLGLLFYIYETGRNWVRAYGA; from the coding sequence ATGGAACTGAGCCCGAAACACACCCTGCACTGGATTGGCGTCACGTTCATCCTGTTCCCGCTGTTACTGCTGGCGGGGATGTTCCTGCGCGCCATCCAGGCCAACACCATGGCCTCGACGCAGTCGTGGTTCTATCCGATGATGACGCTGCACGGCGTCGGCATGGCCGGCCTGTGGTGGGTCGCCTCCATGGCCTGTGCGTCCCGCGTGCTGACGCGGTACACACAGCCCAGCGCCGCGGTCTCGACCTTCGCGCTGATCGGGACGATTGCCGGCGTGCTGCTCCTGCTGGTCAGCGTCCTGTTCGGCCGCTTTGCCGCTGGCTGGTATTTCCTGTACCCGCTGCCGTTCTCGGTCGGCTGGCCCGTCTGGGCCACGCTGACCTTCCTCGTATCGCTGACGGTGCTCGGCACGACGTGGCTCGTCTGGACGATCGATCTGCTGCGCGCGATCGCGCGCAAGTACTCCCTCGGCCAGGCGCTTGGCTGGCACTACATTCGCGGCGTCGAAGGGCCCGACGTCCCGCCGGCCATCCTGATCGTGACCACGAGCCTCATCGCCGGGGTGGCGTGCCTGCTCGCGGGCGTGGCCGTGCTGCTGCTGTTCTACAACGAGATGCTCACCGGTACGCGCAACGACGCGCTGCTGATGAAGAACCTGACGTTCCTGTTCGGGCACCTGCTGGTCAACCTGAGCCTGTACCTGGCCGTGGCCGTGGTCTACGACACGTTCCCACACTACACGGGCCGTCCATGGCACACCAACAGGGTGGTCGCGATTTCCTGGAACGCGGTCCTGGCCATCGTCCTGCTGGCGTACTTCCACCACCTGTACATGGACTTCGTGCAGCCGACCTCGCTCCAGTATGTCGGGCAGATTGCGTCCTACATGAGTTCCATTCCCGCGGCCGTCGTCACGGTCTTCGGGGCGGTGGCGATCGTCTACCGCGCGCCCGTGCGCTGGAGCCTGGGCTTCACGCTGCCGTTCTTCGGCCTGATGGGGTGGGGCATCGGCGGACTCGGGGCAGTGATCGATTCCACCATCGCGCTCAACTCGAAGTTCCACAACACCCTGTGGGTACCCGCCCACTTCCACTCCTACATGATCGAGGGATTGGTGCTGATGGTGCTGGGCTACTTCTACCATTACTGCCAGGAGCGCGCACGGATGCCGGAGAGTCTCCCGTTCCAGAAGACCATCGTCACGCTGATGCTGGTGGGCGGATACGGGTTCCTGCTGATGTTCTACCTGGCCGGCGCGCAATCGGTGCCGCGACGCTATGCCATCTATCCCGCGGAACTGTCGCACGGCGCGATCTACGCAGGCATCGCCGTGGTGTTCGCCGCGGTCTTCCTGCTGGGGCTCCTCTTCTACATCTACGAGACCGGCCGGAACTGGGTGAGAGCCTATGGGGCGTGA
- a CDS encoding SCO family protein, translating to MGRDRRRVGGRLAWTGVTLLSVLAIAWPAPLSASRGNEPVDLVREESKHLYMPVPDIDVELIDGRHVRLADLWRDTPLLVTLFYSHCAGTCTPFLRSLHTAVEQNGGLGSEYRVLSLSFDPHDTLENARATAAAVGVESGGAWLFGTSTPADVARLAEAVGFWYEPVQATNQFDHPSLVAAVRDGTVVRVLLGTTVNASRLKSALFELKGVYVPLYSRPGENVLFRCLQIDALTQDVRFDWGMLLLVVPGLLALAIGGTIFRTTGRPTSHGA from the coding sequence ATGGGGCGTGATCGCCGGCGCGTCGGCGGGCGCCTGGCGTGGACAGGCGTGACGCTGTTGTCGGTGCTCGCGATCGCGTGGCCGGCGCCGCTGTCGGCCTCGCGCGGGAATGAGCCTGTCGACCTGGTGCGCGAGGAGTCGAAACACCTCTACATGCCGGTTCCCGACATCGACGTCGAACTCATCGATGGACGACACGTCCGTCTCGCCGACCTGTGGCGCGACACGCCGCTCCTGGTTACGCTCTTCTACAGCCACTGCGCGGGCACGTGCACGCCCTTCCTGCGATCGCTGCACACGGCCGTGGAGCAGAACGGGGGACTCGGCAGCGAGTACCGCGTGCTGAGCCTGAGCTTCGATCCCCACGACACCCTCGAGAATGCCAGGGCGACGGCTGCGGCCGTGGGCGTCGAGTCCGGCGGCGCGTGGCTGTTCGGCACCAGCACGCCGGCCGATGTCGCACGCCTTGCCGAGGCCGTCGGCTTCTGGTACGAGCCGGTCCAGGCCACCAACCAGTTCGATCACCCGTCGCTCGTTGCCGCCGTGCGCGACGGCACCGTGGTCCGCGTACTGCTCGGCACGACGGTCAATGCCTCGCGCCTCAAATCCGCCCTGTTCGAATTGAAGGGCGTCTACGTCCCCCTCTACAGTCGCCCGGGCGAGAACGTGCTGTTCCGCTGCCTGCAGATCGACGCGCTGACCCAGGACGTCCGCTTCGACTGGGGGATGCTCCTGCTCGTCGTGCCCGGCCTGCTGGCGCTGGCCATCGGCGGCACCATCTTCCGGACGACGGGTCGGCCGACGTCACACGGAGCCTGA
- a CDS encoding hemerythrin domain-containing protein: MQRSAAVVAVVFGVVTLVAGSRVLAGRSPGFVVFLPLLVFNVFMGAAYVFAGLRTWQDVRRGRRWAAAIALVNLLVLVTIAGGYLTGFGVAAESLGAMLLRTGVWVGLFLGLSPAARRADASEARTAAQDAADDTWVIRPADDGPATVSAFYAADHDDIDRLFDRFRDAKTGDRTGALLLYRAFKARLVRHIGWEDDILFPLYEELSGQTDNGPTAVMRSEHRELIGRLDSIDTTLEQGEASTNADESALLEALARHNWKEENILYPLIDRQVSRTDRAAIFARMRAEAGDTVPNWDGPANPC, from the coding sequence ATGCAACGGTCAGCCGCGGTCGTCGCCGTTGTTTTCGGTGTGGTCACGTTGGTTGCCGGCAGCCGCGTGCTGGCGGGCCGCAGCCCGGGGTTCGTCGTCTTTCTCCCGCTGCTGGTGTTCAACGTCTTCATGGGAGCGGCGTACGTGTTTGCCGGCTTGCGCACCTGGCAGGACGTGCGACGTGGACGCCGATGGGCTGCGGCCATCGCGCTGGTGAACCTGCTGGTCTTGGTGACGATTGCCGGGGGGTATCTCACGGGATTCGGTGTCGCTGCCGAGAGCCTGGGTGCCATGCTGCTCAGGACTGGCGTCTGGGTGGGACTGTTCCTGGGGCTGTCTCCTGCGGCACGACGCGCTGACGCGTCCGAAGCCCGGACAGCGGCACAGGATGCCGCTGACGACACGTGGGTGATTCGACCTGCGGACGACGGGCCGGCAACGGTCTCGGCGTTCTATGCGGCCGACCACGATGACATCGATCGATTGTTCGACAGGTTTCGTGATGCGAAGACCGGTGATCGGACGGGGGCGCTGCTCTTGTATCGCGCCTTCAAGGCGCGGCTCGTGCGTCACATCGGGTGGGAAGACGACATCCTGTTCCCGCTGTACGAGGAACTGTCCGGTCAGACCGACAACGGACCGACGGCGGTGATGCGCAGCGAACACCGCGAACTCATTGGACGGCTCGATTCGATTGATACGACGCTGGAGCAGGGCGAGGCGAGCACCAATGCCGATGAGTCCGCGTTGCTCGAGGCGCTGGCCAGGCACAACTGGAAAGAAGAGAACATCCTCTATCCCCTGATCGACCGGCAGGTGTCGAGAACCGATCGGGCAGCCATCTTTGCCAGGATGCGCGCGGAAGCCGGAGACACCGTGCCGAACTGGGACGGACCTGCCAATCCCTGCTGA